The stretch of DNA ttgttatgcGCCGATCAAGGTACATAGGCACCAGTAAAATGTTTTGACCATTTAGTGACACTATGGAATGGTGTCTTGCTTCTTGCTCCATTGCAAAATGTGCCTTCACAGTGCTGAAGCGTTTTTCTCTTGTTACATACGTTTTTATATTCCATACTTGCATAAGTATGAGTTCAAAATGCTCTTATATCGCTTGTTCTATTCGTTTTTCTGTATTTACTCATTTATAAATTAGTGTTTTTTGTCTCTAATTATATCATTTGGTGTATTTATCACTACattgtttccattttttattattaggCCTTTTGAGGCTTTAATGTCTTCCATTGTGACATTTAACTTTTCCTTGATTTGCTTCGCTGCCAAAGTGAAACCGTTGATGCTtggcttgttgctgttgttgttcgtgtttgtgatggtggtggcagtgtcagtgtcattctttctctcctactttctttcttctttcctctctccctccttcctgTGCAGGAACAATAGTCGTGGTGAGGGCAGGGAAGTCTTCATTGAACTGGCTGCTCAACCTCCAGCTATCACTCCCCGACTcagtcatcattgttgtttgttttcgaaAATTTTTCCAAAAAGTTTTTTGAAAAAAAGTGTGTATCTAGCCCCCAAAAGGGGACGTTTTCCAACAAAATCTATCTCCCTAGGAGGACAGCTTCCCCAGAAACTgaattcaacaacaaaaacaggagtTCAACAAACTCTTCACAACAAAATGACAAATATGAATTACTCCTCATGGAGctcaaaaaaccccccaaaaaacacgTCTTGACatgctgacaacaacaacaataataataatagtaataataataataatggtttgaaattttggcacaaggtaagCAGTTTCCGGAAAGgtattaagttgattacaatgaccccagtgctcatctgacACTTATTTAagctaccccaaaaggatgaaaggcaaagttgaccctggtagaatttaataataataataataataataataataataataataataataataataataataataataataataataataatatttcgtatgtgtatttcgtgtgcaagattcttgatgtggatatgtgtgttgaaagaaatacaattaatccttgggagaggcattatgctggtaataaacacacgcactggttcagtcctttattaatttataaacagtatttagttttttttgttaaatcatttcattgcactcttgcaatctcttcagtaacttgtctctccacttccatttatataaatggaaggactgaaccagtgcgtgtgtttattacctcTCCTAaagtttaattgtaataataataataataataataataattattattattattataataaccctttctattatagacacaaggcttgaaattttgggggaggggcaaagtcgatcacattgacctcagtgtttcactggtacttaatctattgaccctgaaagaataaaaggcaaagNNNNNNNNNNNNNNNNNNNNNNNNNNNNNNNNNNNNNNNNNNNNNNNNNNNNNNNNNNNNNNNNNNNNNNNNNNNNNNNNNNNNNNNNNNNNNNNNNNNNNNNNNNNNNNNNNNNNNNNNNNNNNNNNNNNNNNNNNNNNNNNNNNNNNNNNNNNNNNNNNNNNNNNNNNNNNNNNNNNNNNNNNNNNNNNNNNNNNNNNNNNNNNNNNNNNNNNNNNNNNNNNNNNNNNNNNNNNNNNNNNNNNNNNNNNNNNNNNNNNNNNNNNNNNNNNNNNNNNNNNNNNNNNNNNNNNNNNNNNNNNNNNNNNNNNNNNNNNNNNNNNNNNNNNNNNNNNNNNNNNNNNNNNNNNNNNNNNNNNNNNNNNNNNNNNNNNNNNNNNNNNNNNNNNNNNNNNNNNNNNNNNNNNNNNNNNNNNNNNNNNNNNNNNNNNNNNNNNNNNNNNNNNNNNNNNNNNNNNNNNNNNNNNNNNNNNNNNNNNNNNNNNNNNNNNNNNNNNNNNNNNNNNNNNNNNNNNNNNNNNNNNNNNNNNNNNNNNNNNNNNNNNNNNNNNNNNNNNNNNNNNNNNNNNNNNNNNNNNNNNNNNNNNNNNNNNNNNNNNNNNNNNNNNNNNNNNNNNNNNNNNNNNNNNNNNNNNNNNNNNNNNNNNNNNNNNNNNNNNNNNNNNNNNNNNNNNNNNNNNNNNNNNNNNNNNNNNNNNNNNNNNNNNNNNNNNNNNNNNNNNNNNNNNNNNNNNNNNNNNNNNNNNNNNNNNNNNNNNNNNNNNNNNNNNNNNNNNNNNNNNNNNNNNNNNNNNNNNNNNNNNNNNNNNNNNNNNNNNNNNNNNNNNNNNNNNNNNNNNNNNNNNNNNNNNNNNNNNNNNNNNNNNNNNNNNNNNNNNNNNNNNNNNNNNNNNNNNNNNNNNNNNNNNNNNNNNNNNNNNNNNNNNNNNNNNNNNNNNNNNNNNNNNNNNNNNNNNNNNNNNNNNNNNNNNNNNNNNNNNNNNNNNNNNNNNNNNNNNNNNNNNNNNNNNNNNNNNNNNNNNNNNNNNNNNNNNNNNNNNNNNNNNNNNNNNNNNNNNNNNNNNNNNNNNNNNtatatatatatatatacatacacatatatatatatatgtatgcatatgcatatattaaaaaatatatatatatgtatgaaaatatatctttcctTTGTAGTGACAACAGCTCTGTTTGGAAGAATTTCCCCTGTCAAGTGGTCAGTGAATGCATCATCAATATCTAAATAACTACGTATCATGAAAAAAACCCCAAGGTGTGATATCTGCGGCAAAGTGTTTTCCCGCCGAGACAATCTCGAGAGACATAAGGCTACACACCAAGGAACTAAGCTTTTCACTTGTGAAGTGTGTAGTAAACATTTTTCGCGTAAGTCCTACCTCAAGGTCCATCGAAGAATCCACACGGGCGAAAGACCCTATAAGTGTCCCACTTGCAGTTACGTTTTCAGTCGACACGACCACCTGGCTACTCACCTGTCAACCCACCAGGACCACCGGCTTTATACGTGTGATGTCTGTTGCAAAGCGTTCAGTCGGCGTTCCTACCTCGATGTGCACAAACGTATCCATACTGGTGAGAGACCTTACAAGTGTTCAACATGCGGCTACGCATTCAGTCGCAATGATCACCTGGTCAGCCACCTGCGGACGCACCAAGGCTTGAAGCTGTTTACATGCGATGTCTGTTGCAAGGCATTCAGCCGTCGTTCATATTTGAAAGTGCACAAACGCATCCACACTGGTGAGCGTCCGTTCAAGTGCACAATCTGTGGATATGCATTTGCTCGCAATGACCATCTGCAGAATCACAACAAGCCAAACAAAGGCATGAGAAAGATCAGCTGTGTACCGCAGGGGCATCTGCTGGAGCAGATGCAACATGGAGACTTGCAGCATCCGACTGAAGTTGTTGGATGTGACATCAATGGCAAAGACatagaagaagatgatgaagaggaggaggaggaagagggagatgaagaggaggaagatgatgtgGGGATACCAGACGAGCTGGTAGGAGGAGGAATAATTGGAGGAGgacaagaagaagaggaagatgatgatgaagtagaagctggaggaggaggaggtgaaataGGCATAGGAGAAGAAGGAATAGTAGCGGAAGGAATCGGTGGAGAGATgttgcaacaacaacaggaagaacAGGCGGAACGAGAGGAGAATCTTGGAGGCGACTGTAGCAGTATCATCAGTCACCCACAGATCACCACACTGGTGTGTCACCAACCAGATCTTGCCACTGCGGCCACCCTATCGGGCATTGGTGATGAGGacgagcagcaacagcagcaacagcagctggcTGTTGCAAGTGCTACGATGGTAGATCCAACCACCCAGCATCTACACCCAGCAGTCATGGCTACCGCCACCGCTGCTGTCACCACGGCTGGCACCACCACCACGTTGATGTATCCAATCACGCAGATCTTCCCAACGATTCAGATGTCGGCAACAGCCACACAGATTTTCCCCACTATCCAAATGTTCCCTGTTACCACCCAACTATCAGCCGACAGTACCCAGCTCGGCCTGACCAACCCCCACACTGGCGTGGCACACAAGCTCAACGGTTCCATCACCACCTAAacctttccttctccttctcctcctcctcattctcaaCTTAACcctttataaacaaaacaacaacactaattcgtaaaagcaataatatttatacatctttatatatacatgcacataaatatatatatgtgtgtgaatatgtacacacatataaacacatatacaagtgtgGGGACCCTTCTTTATCCAGCAactattatttgaattttttttgagAACTAAATTATCCAGGCAAGGTTAATGtacctataaatgtgtgtgtgtgtgcgtgtgtgtgtacgtatgcctaTGCCTCCTCACCCTAATTCCCCCACCATAAGTCCTTGCGGACCTACTCATGCCTATGAAAATACCCCTCCCTCAcatcaacaccgccaccaccaacaaaaaaaaaagcacttttcTAGGATAGGGAAAAATGAATTAGCTGGTTTTTATTTGTTGGGGACATCACTTTCCTTCTCATTCAAACtccaacatttttttattatttttttatttctgaaggGTCCCCCTACTTTTCACAAATTCTCCCATTGGTCAATGTGGGTCCTACTTTAGTTTCTCTCTGGTCTACCTGACTGCTGATAattcaaaccaaaaaaaaaaatcacaaaacaaaactaaaaatgtcATTAGTTGTTAAccagcacatatatatttttcaccttTATCTCTTAACCTTTGACCTCTATAGGTTTGTTAATTCATTAGGACATTCAAACTTCATTTACTAATGACCACTCTCTTCCCAGCTCTACTCCATCTTTTTCCTCAACCCTAATAATGCTAACCTGTATATCCCTCTCTTTACCCTCTTTTCCAAACTTAAAAACTGACCTGTGTATCAACATCCCCTTTCTCTCCTCAACTCCACCACCCTTTTGTCAACCTCTTTCCATAACTCTAAAGACAGTCAGTACGAATTCTCTCCATCATCCTCTTCCTTACCAATGATCTTAAGTATCTTGTCCTTTACTTTCTTAACTCTATTATTTTAGAgttttatttgttcttcattttgaCCACTCAGTATTTTGACTGACAGTGTTTGACCACTCAGTAGTGTGATTTCTAGTCTTTGACCATTCATTAGTGTAGTTGTCAGCTTTTGACGGTTCGTTAGTATAGCTCTCTGTCTTTGACCATTCAGTAGTATGGTTGTCAATCCTTGATCACTCGATGGAGTAATTGTCTGTCTTTGATCACCTACTCAGCGGTGTAGCTTCCAAACTTCTCCTCCTTCCTAGCCTTACCTCTGATCATTGTTGGCCACTACCTCCAGACTCACAAAAGACCTCTTATAATTCTTCTTCTGCACTCTCTTCTTCCAACTCCACACTTCAATATAAACCTTTACTAACCAGTGAAAGTTCTCCCTTCCACCAGTTCTTCACCTTGTATTTTTACTGTTGTGTCCACTGACCAATAGaaattctctttctccccttccccAGTCATCAATAACAGACTTTTACTATTCAATGAGGGAAACTTTATGTGGTCATTTATGCTGctggaaatggcagccaaattttcATCTAATCATATTCCACCATCTTCAATTAGAAAATTAGAAAGGGAAACACGGACAACATAGTCCTACATTCACTCTAAAAACATggggtggtcatgactggaacgcctTTAATTATAGGTTTAATTAATAAAGTTGTCCTGTGGGGAAAGATAAAGAATCATATAAACAGCAGCAATACAATTTCCTCAATCATGCCCTGCCTTCACCTTTACACTGAATAATATAGCCTTCTCCTCAACacttcttcctctgtctttccaTAACATaaatccctccctctctctttttctctttctctccaaatCCCAGCAGTGACCAGTACAACTGTACACACACTCTATTTCTTTAAAGCACAACCACTTGACCaatgtaaatacaatataatacctTCCCCTTCCTCAATCATTCTACAGCCATGCTATTTATGTTCAGCTGTCCTCTTTCTCACTTTGTCCCAGTCCTGCAAATTGACCAGTGGAGCAGCACCCCACCCTCTTCCTCAATATCTTTTGATTTCCTTCCACAACCGAACCACTAACCAGTGTATGTCCCTAGATAATGAtgaccatgataataataacaacaacaataataataataataataataataataataataataataataataataataatgataataattatacaaaaaataatttttattatatcttttgtaaaaaacaacaacaataataatactactactaataataatgataataatgatgctgacgatgataataataataatgataataataatgatagtgatagtagtactgatattatatttctttgttaaaaCTTGCAGGCCTTATAGCTGAAATGACAAATCAATTGGGACTGTATAAGTCTGGGCAGTACTTCATGTGGTTGTGGTTCAGAAATGGTTGTGACTCCACTGCACCAGATAACTACATTGGTTGGTGGATTGGTTTGTGAGGGGAGGTATGGGGTTGGGGTTGGGGTTGGTCACTTGTTTAGTGTAGAGAAAACACTGCATTAAAAAAGtgatagcatttaaaaaaaaaatcttactgatatacacacacacacacacccatatcaataaaaaaactgaatgctttgactttatatatatatatatatatatatatatatatatatatatatatNNNNNNNNNNNNNNNNNNNNNNNNNNNNNNNNNNNNNNNNNNNNNNNNNNNNNNNNNNNNNNNNNNNNNNNNNNNNNNNNNNNNNNNNNNNNNNNNNNNNNNNNNNNNNNNNNNNNNNNNNNNNNNNNNNNNNNNNNNNNNNNNNNNNNNNNNNNNNNNNNNNNNNNNNNNNNNNNNNNNNNNNNNNNNNNNNNNNNNNNNNNNNNNNNNNNNNNNNNNNNNNNNNNNNNNNNNNNNNNNNNNNNNNNNNNNNNNNNNNNNNNNNNNNNNNNNNNNNNNNNNNNNNNNNNNNNNNNNNNNNNNNNNNNNNNNNNNNNNNNNNNNNNNNNNNNNNNNNNNNNNNNNNNNNNNNNNNNNNNNNNNNNNNNNNNNNNNNNNNNNNNNNNNNNNNNNNNNNNNNNNNNNNNNNNNNNNNNNNNNNNNNNNNNNNNNNNNNNNNNNNNNNNNNNNNNNNNNNNNNNNNNNNNNNNNNNNNNNNNNNNNNNNNNNNNNNNNNNNNNNNNNNNNNNNNNNNNNNNNNNNNNNNNNNNNNNNNNNNNNNNNNNNNNNNNNNNNNNNNNNNNNNNNtatatatatatatatatatatatatatatatatatatatatatatgtataaatatagggatggtattattaaaatgccatacacacacacacatgcacatttacacgcacacacacatacacacacaaacatgtatgtatacacataacagctggcaaaattgttagtgtAGCattcaaaatgcttagtagcatttcttctgactctgtacatcctga from Octopus bimaculoides isolate UCB-OBI-ISO-001 chromosome 14, ASM119413v2, whole genome shotgun sequence encodes:
- the LOC106884352 gene encoding zinc finger protein 431 codes for the protein MKKTPRCDICGKVFSRRDNLERHKATHQGTKLFTCEVCSKHFSRKSYLKVHRRIHTGERPYKCPTCSYVFSRHDHLATHLSTHQDHRLYTCDVCCKAFSRRSYLDVHKRIHTGERPYKCSTCGYAFSRNDHLVSHLRTHQGLKLFTCDVCCKAFSRRSYLKVHKRIHTGERPFKCTICGYAFARNDHLQNHNKPNKGMRKISCVPQGHLLEQMQHGDLQHPTEVVGCDINGKDIEEDDEEEEEEEGDEEEEDDVGIPDELVGGGIIGGGQEEEEDDDEVEAGGGGGEIGIGEEGIVAEGIGGEMLQQQQEEQAEREENLGGDCSSIISHPQITTLVCHQPDLATAATLSGIGDEDEQQQQQQQLAVASATMVDPTTQHLHPAVMATATAAVTTAGTTTTLMYPITQIFPTIQMSATATQIFPTIQMFPVTTQLSADSTQLGLTNPHTGVAHKLNGSITT